The proteins below come from a single Amphiura filiformis chromosome 15, Afil_fr2py, whole genome shotgun sequence genomic window:
- the LOC140171298 gene encoding uncharacterized protein yields the protein MWPEIPPPPEPHERGIEELTGVRPYKGTLMYYRQRGIYDPYDVEEEPEQYPGQRTSDIIYYLEQSHHEHSPGRQKPSHTLLGQRVQTHTKDTFRPQAPRKGGKRQQGHPEQSRELVGPPRPGRATELFLQGRARADHHIVDESNVCPSAPRSRYKPGPKFKFKQSPWNAASQSYIGDPRDAFEENRPPEIERLGCQPPAKARIHAPANKPRPGYSEMDYARPQHQSSGGQFHQHMHHQQQQQQVQQSSSWKGNNQPRAGESYKRFHANVVPYETDFNRKATGWSSNYVHEDPTDSIFRHDDLDAYQSPSFSSGGGGGGNRPGQFGDYNPRPTAWQGGQEEEEEPYVPLNQRRANYEQTQQQAYHQHHQQQQRAQQQRPPQRGGGGRGRGGPRQAPRGRGSAAYQPNYAGPQQSSWGGGDMFESDDL from the coding sequence ATGTGGCCTGAAATTCCTCCTCCTCCCGAACCGCATGAACGTGGCATAGAAGAACTTACCGGAGTTCGCCCCTATAAGGGCACCCTTATGTATTACCGACAACGAGGAATCTACGACCCGTACGACGTCGAGGAGGAACCGGAGCAATATCCCGGTCAACGGACTTCGGATATCATATACTACTTAGAACAGAGCCACCACGAACATTCACCAGGTAGGCAAAAACCTAGCCATACGTTATTAGGCCAACGTGTACAGACTCATACAAAAGATACATTTCGACCACAAGCACCGCGAAAAGGAGGCAAACGACAACAAGGTCATCCTGAACAGAGCCGGGAATTAGTCGGTCCTCCACGCCCTGGTCGCGCAACTGAACTATTTTTACAAGGGCGGGCACGTGCTGATCATCACATCGTTGACGAATCAAACGTTTGTCCTAGTGCTCCTAGATCACGATATAAGCCAGGTCcgaaatttaaatttaaacagAGCCCTTGGAACGCCGCGAGTCAAAGTTATATAGGCGATCCACGAGACGCGTTTGAAGAAAATAGACCTCCAGAGATAGAAAGACTAGGTTGTCAACCACCAGCAAAAGCTAGAATTCACGCGCCTGCTAACAAACCGCGACCGGGATACTCAGAAATGGATTACGCTCGACCTCAGCATCAATCAAGTGGCGGACAATTTCATCAACATATGCACCACCAGCAACAGCAGCAACAGGTGCAACAATCAAGTAGTTGGAAAGGAAATAATCAACCCAGAGCTGGCGAATCCTATAAGCGTTTCCACGCTAATGTAGTCCCCTATGAAACGGATTTCAATCGGAAAGCAACAGGATGGTCATCAAATTACGTGCATGAAGATCCTACTGATTCTATCTTCCGACATGATGACCTCGACGCGTACCAGTCACCATCTTTCAGTAGTGGAGGCGGTGGTGGAGGTAATCGCCCAGGGCAATTCGGAGACTACAATCCAAGACCGACAGCATGGCAAGGAGGgcaagaggaggaagaagaaccGTATGTCCCACTAAACCAAAGAAGAGCTAATTATGAACAAACCCAGCAGCAAGcatatcatcagcatcatcaacaacaacaacgcgCTCAACAACAAAGACCTCCACAACGGGGTGGCGGTGGGCGAGGCCGAGGGGGCCCCAGACAAGCACCAAGGGGACGGGGATCGGCTGCGTATCAACCAAATTACGCGGGACCCCAGCAGTCTTCATGGGGCGGAGGAGATATGTTTGAATCAGATGATCTATAA